One genomic segment of Nocardia spumae includes these proteins:
- a CDS encoding winged helix-turn-helix transcriptional regulator, translating into MTWTDPTCPVARTLDLVGDRWSLLIIRDAMDGARAFTDFQHRTGIARNILTDRLRRLVERGILDRRAAESGRRQIYVLTAAGRDLFAVVVAMRQWGERHAFTPEESHSVLVDETGHPIPELRLVDARGEPVAVDTSYVRRPR; encoded by the coding sequence ATGACCTGGACCGACCCCACCTGTCCGGTCGCACGCACACTCGATCTGGTCGGGGATCGGTGGAGTCTGCTGATCATTCGCGATGCGATGGACGGCGCGCGCGCGTTCACCGATTTCCAGCACCGCACCGGAATCGCGCGCAATATCCTCACCGACCGTCTACGGCGCCTGGTCGAACGGGGAATCCTCGATCGACGGGCGGCCGAGTCCGGCCGGCGGCAGATCTACGTCCTCACGGCGGCGGGACGCGACCTCTTCGCAGTCGTGGTGGCCATGCGGCAGTGGGGTGAACGGCACGCGTTCACCCCGGAGGAGAGTCACTCCGTACTGGTCGACGAGACCGGTCACCCGATCCCGGAGCTGCGGCTCGTCGACGCGCGGGGCGAACCGGTCGCTGTCGATACGAGCTACGTGCGGCGCCCGCGCTGA